A genomic segment from Halomonas sp. GD1P12 encodes:
- a CDS encoding IclR family transcriptional regulator C-terminal domain-containing protein, with protein sequence MKDALQEDTLTPDSRDFVSALSSGLDVILAFDDVHSRMTLSEVAARTGMNRAKARRFLLTLHALGYVRKHQRYFELAPKVLQLGYAFLSANNYRSVIQQFLEDITAQTGESSSLAQLDGDEVIYVARSAAPHRLMAITLSVGTRLPAAYTSMGHVLLAQLDEPALDAYLERIALTRHTDKTVVDKHALRQRIDTVRKQGYAIADQELDSGLRSLAVPAFNASGHLLGAINISTNAARIDMDTLLGDYLPLLQDKAAQIRASIAS encoded by the coding sequence ATGAAAGACGCTTTACAGGAAGATACGCTCACGCCGGATAGCCGTGATTTCGTCTCCGCCCTCTCCAGCGGACTGGACGTCATTCTCGCCTTCGACGACGTCCATTCGCGCATGACGCTAAGCGAGGTCGCCGCGCGTACCGGTATGAACCGCGCCAAGGCGCGCCGCTTTCTACTCACGCTGCACGCGCTGGGCTACGTGCGAAAGCATCAGCGCTATTTCGAGCTGGCGCCGAAGGTGCTGCAGCTGGGCTATGCGTTTCTGTCCGCGAACAATTATCGTAGCGTCATCCAGCAGTTCCTGGAAGATATCACCGCGCAGACCGGCGAGTCCTCGTCGCTGGCTCAGCTCGACGGCGACGAGGTGATCTACGTGGCACGCTCCGCTGCGCCGCATCGTCTCATGGCGATCACGCTCTCCGTGGGCACCCGCCTGCCCGCCGCTTATACGTCGATGGGCCACGTGCTGCTGGCGCAGCTTGATGAGCCGGCGCTCGACGCGTATCTCGAGCGCATTGCCCTTACGCGCCACACCGACAAGACCGTTGTGGATAAACACGCGCTCAGGCAGCGCATCGACACCGTTCGTAAGCAGGGCTATGCCATCGCCGACCAGGAGCTGGATTCCGGGCTTCGCTCGCTGGCGGTGCCCGCCTTCAACGCAAGTGGCCACCTGCTCGGTGCGATCAATATCAGCACCAACGCGGCGCGCATCGATATGGATACGCTGCTCGGAGATTATCTGCCGCTGTTGCAGGATAAAGCCGCGCAGATACGCGCCTCTATCGCGAGTTAA
- a CDS encoding AEC family transporter yields MLAILAITTPIFLLIGAGYVARRSRLMSAEQMQGVSIFVLYLALPALVIRAFNQQPLGEILQLNYLVAYGLASALVFGLGLLISLRRERDNLAAGAMQALGMAASNSGFIGYPVAAMVIGSPAAVLLALNMMVENLLIIPTALVLAEMASQRSGRLGTTLKKTALNLGKNPVLVGLAIALGFAGSGLLLPAPLAKAIDMLAEAAGPAALFVIGGALFGLRFKGQTRHVSLIVIGKLLIHPLAVLAAFWVIPGIDPVYIVGAVLFASAPMISIYPLFGQRFGVGDMSAAAMLTATVASFVTLSLIIALLLHTPSLAL; encoded by the coding sequence ATGCTCGCCATTCTTGCGATCACAACGCCTATCTTTTTATTGATCGGTGCCGGCTATGTCGCAAGACGTAGCCGGCTGATGAGTGCTGAACAAATGCAGGGCGTGAGTATTTTCGTGCTCTACCTGGCGCTGCCGGCGCTGGTGATACGCGCTTTCAATCAGCAGCCGCTGGGCGAGATTCTTCAGCTCAACTACCTGGTGGCTTACGGGCTGGCGTCGGCGCTGGTGTTCGGTTTGGGGCTTCTGATCAGCTTGAGGCGCGAACGCGACAACCTGGCGGCTGGGGCCATGCAGGCGCTTGGCATGGCGGCGTCCAATAGCGGTTTCATCGGCTACCCGGTAGCGGCGATGGTCATCGGCTCGCCGGCGGCGGTGCTGTTGGCGCTGAACATGATGGTCGAGAACCTGCTGATCATTCCCACCGCGCTCGTTCTGGCGGAGATGGCGAGCCAACGCAGCGGGCGGCTGGGCACGACGCTCAAGAAAACCGCACTCAATCTGGGCAAAAATCCGGTACTGGTCGGGCTTGCGATCGCATTGGGCTTTGCAGGCTCCGGCCTTTTGCTGCCGGCGCCGCTGGCCAAGGCGATCGACATGCTGGCTGAAGCAGCGGGGCCGGCAGCGCTGTTTGTGATCGGGGGCGCGCTGTTCGGGTTGCGGTTCAAGGGGCAGACCCGGCACGTCAGCCTGATCGTGATCGGCAAGCTGCTGATCCACCCGCTGGCGGTGCTCGCGGCCTTTTGGGTGATACCCGGCATCGACCCGGTGTACATCGTCGGCGCCGTTTTATTCGCCTCGGCGCCGATGATCAGCATCTATCCACTGTTCGGCCAGCGTTTTGGTGTGGGCGATATGAGCGCGGCGGCCATGCTGACCGCGACGGTGGCATCGTTTGTCACGCTAAGCCTGATCATCGCGCTACTGCTGCATACCCCGTCGCTGGCGCTTTAA
- a CDS encoding shikimate dehydrogenase family protein has translation MIKLGLVGEGIAQSQSPDLHVRLGAALNETVRYDLVDSRGVEDFDFPDAIDTLRREGYRGTNVTFPFKERAAQLADICGEGVKRVGTANTLLFEAGGLRAENTDYTGFISAYRHSFGERPAGEVLLIGAGGVGRAVACALGEVGATCVHIMERDADRGERLAQDLNAMGITADCVAREQAERKLANWQGVVNCSPIGHLHHPGCPIDTAGLSKRHWVFDAVYVPAHTEFLNAATQAGADVLSGVELFVFQGVDAFRFFTADRLSADRIDAHVISLRQHYIDRLVTSPPSS, from the coding sequence ACCTGCACGTCCGCCTTGGCGCCGCGCTGAACGAAACCGTCCGGTACGACCTGGTGGATAGCCGCGGCGTCGAGGACTTCGACTTTCCGGACGCCATAGACACACTGCGCCGCGAAGGATATCGCGGCACCAACGTCACCTTCCCGTTCAAGGAGCGCGCCGCACAGCTTGCCGATATTTGCGGTGAAGGCGTCAAGCGCGTCGGCACCGCCAACACGTTGCTGTTCGAGGCAGGCGGGCTACGCGCGGAAAACACAGACTACACCGGCTTCATCAGCGCTTACCGCCACTCATTTGGCGAGCGCCCTGCCGGTGAGGTGCTCTTGATCGGCGCCGGCGGCGTAGGCCGCGCGGTGGCCTGCGCGCTGGGCGAGGTGGGTGCCACCTGCGTTCATATCATGGAGCGCGACGCCGACCGCGGTGAGCGTCTGGCCCAGGATCTCAACGCCATGGGCATCACCGCCGACTGCGTTGCCCGGGAGCAGGCCGAGCGCAAGCTGGCGAACTGGCAAGGCGTGGTCAATTGCTCGCCGATCGGCCACCTTCATCACCCGGGCTGCCCCATCGACACCGCCGGACTCAGCAAGCGCCATTGGGTGTTCGACGCCGTATACGTGCCCGCGCATACCGAATTTTTAAACGCCGCCACTCAAGCAGGCGCCGACGTCCTTTCCGGGGTCGAGCTGTTCGTCTTTCAGGGCGTGGATGCGTTTCGCTTTTTTACCGCAGATCGGCTGAGCGCTGATCGAATCGATGCGCACGTCATTTCGCTGCGCCAGCACTATATCGACCGACTGGTGACGTCGCCGCCATCTTCTTAA
- the aroQ gene encoding type II 3-dehydroquinate dehydratase, whose amino-acid sequence MKQKKITVLHGPNLNLLGTRQPEIYGADTLEDVNNRLREAALLAGWEVVCFQSNHEGALIDAIHAARQDGTHAIIINPAAYTHTSVAILDALNAFEGTVFEVHISNVHQRESFRHHSYVSLRADGVIAGLGTYGYRAALDAIIKSDGAS is encoded by the coding sequence ATGAAACAGAAAAAAATCACCGTGCTACACGGGCCGAACCTTAATCTTCTGGGCACCCGCCAGCCCGAGATCTACGGGGCCGACACCCTGGAGGACGTGAACAACCGGCTGCGCGAAGCGGCGCTGCTGGCCGGCTGGGAGGTCGTCTGCTTTCAAAGCAACCACGAAGGCGCCTTGATCGATGCGATTCACGCCGCCCGCCAGGACGGAACGCACGCGATCATCATCAACCCGGCGGCCTATACGCACACCTCCGTGGCGATACTCGATGCGCTCAACGCCTTCGAGGGCACGGTGTTCGAGGTACACATCTCCAACGTGCACCAGCGCGAAAGCTTTCGCCACCACTCCTACGTCTCGCTGCGCGCCGATGGCGTCATCGCCGGGCTCGGCACGTACGGGTACCGGGCTGCGCTCGATGCCATCATCAAAAGCGACGGCGCCTCTTAA